Proteins from one Zavarzinia compransoris genomic window:
- a CDS encoding winged helix-turn-helix transcriptional regulator, which yields MTGLLADNHPPAEAKARLAERFRVWSSRAFDLAGCPVRGVLDALGDKWTTLIVITLSQRPHRFSEIQRAVPDISKRMLAQTLRDLERDGLIARRVFPTKPPSVEYRLTDLGESLLDPLVGLIAWAERNQGPIAEARTAFDAAVAD from the coding sequence GTGACAGGGTTACTTGCCGATAACCATCCCCCGGCCGAGGCAAAGGCGCGGCTGGCGGAACGGTTCAGGGTGTGGAGCAGCCGGGCCTTCGATCTGGCCGGCTGCCCGGTGCGCGGCGTGCTCGATGCGCTGGGCGACAAGTGGACGACCTTGATCGTCATCACCCTGTCGCAGCGGCCGCACCGCTTCAGCGAGATCCAGCGCGCGGTGCCGGATATTTCGAAGCGCATGCTGGCCCAGACCCTGCGCGACCTGGAACGGGACGGGCTGATCGCCCGCCGCGTCTTCCCGACCAAGCCGCCCAGCGTCGAATACCGCCTGACCGACCTCGGCGAGTCCCTGCTCGATCCCCTGGTCGGGCTGATCGCCTGGGCGGAACGGAACCAGGGCCCCATCGCCGAAGCCCGCACCGCCTTCGATGCGGCTGTCGCCGATTAG
- a CDS encoding SDR family oxidoreductase: MANSETIVVTGATGQLGRLVVEQLRAAAPGAHIVALARKPESAADLAAQGVEVRAADYAKPETLAAAFAEADKVLLISSSEVGQRFPQHRNVIEAAKAAGVKLLAYTSLLRADVSPMNLAVEHRQTEDLLRTSGLPHAVLRNGWYTENYIAGLGTALEHGAVLGAAGSGRISSAARADYAAAAVAVLTAAADQAGKVYELAGDTSYTLADYAAEIARQSGKPVVYNDLPEAAYRDILLGAGLPDFLADLLAESDAKAAGGALYDAGGALGRLIGRPTTPLAASVAAALAA, from the coding sequence GTGGCAAACAGCGAAACCATCGTCGTCACCGGCGCCACCGGCCAGTTGGGCCGTCTGGTCGTCGAGCAATTGCGCGCGGCGGCACCAGGCGCCCATATCGTCGCCCTCGCCCGCAAGCCCGAGAGCGCGGCCGATCTCGCCGCCCAGGGCGTCGAGGTCCGCGCCGCAGACTATGCGAAGCCCGAGACCCTGGCCGCCGCTTTCGCCGAGGCCGACAAGGTGCTGCTGATCTCATCGAGCGAGGTGGGCCAGCGCTTTCCCCAGCACCGCAATGTGATCGAGGCGGCGAAGGCGGCGGGCGTGAAGCTGCTCGCCTATACCAGCCTGCTGCGTGCCGACGTCAGCCCGATGAACCTTGCCGTCGAACACCGCCAGACCGAGGACTTGCTGCGGACCTCGGGCTTGCCCCATGCCGTCCTCCGCAACGGCTGGTACACGGAGAATTACATCGCCGGCCTCGGTACGGCGCTGGAACACGGCGCGGTGCTGGGTGCCGCCGGCAGCGGGCGGATTTCCTCGGCCGCGCGGGCGGATTATGCCGCCGCCGCCGTCGCGGTCCTGACCGCCGCGGCCGACCAGGCGGGCAAGGTCTACGAGCTTGCCGGCGACACGTCCTATACGCTTGCCGATTATGCCGCCGAGATCGCCCGCCAGTCGGGCAAGCCGGTGGTCTACAACGACCTGCCGGAGGCGGCGTACCGCGACATCCTGCTCGGCGCCGGCCTGCCGGATTTCCTGGCCGACCTGCTGGCCGAAAGCGATGCCAAGGCCGCCGGCGGCGCGCTTTACGATGCGGGCGGCGCGCTCGGGCGCCTGATCGGCCGGCCGACCACGCCGCTGGCCGCCTCGGTCGCCGCCGCCCTCGCGGCCTGA
- a CDS encoding acyl-CoA synthetase, whose translation MTLPERFNMARYCLDGHAAGKTGLILAGAHDDEVWRFGALKDAVLRVANGLLAAGLRPGDRLMIRMDNDVAYALAYFGAIAAGIVALPSSSQLTAAEAEFLLADCGARAVAVGAGMADLKVPDGVTVIPAQAVADWARNGALGDFADTAADDPAFLVYTSGTTGRPKGVLHGQRSAFGRRPMYQGWYGISGDDRVLHAGAFNWTYTLGVGLTDPWANGATACLYNGPRDAAVWPRLIERFKATLFATVPGLYRQILKYGEIGGHDLASLRHGLTAGESLPAVILEQWRETVGTELYEALGMSEISTYVSQCPPGPARPHSPGRPQPGRRVAILDPETWVPLPAGEIGLLAVHRSDPGLMLGYWQRPLEEAEVLRGDWFAGGDLAHLDEDGYLWFHGRNNDLMNAGGYRVSPLEVEAALASHPAIADVAVAERQVSETISIICAYVVPRDGAAIDKAAVLAHAGGRLAAYKQPKEVIVVETLPRTANGKVMRRALAGLAS comes from the coding sequence GTGACCCTGCCCGAGCGTTTCAACATGGCCCGCTATTGCCTGGACGGGCATGCGGCGGGCAAGACCGGCCTGATCCTGGCCGGCGCCCATGACGACGAGGTGTGGCGCTTCGGCGCCCTCAAGGATGCGGTGCTGCGGGTCGCCAACGGGCTGCTGGCCGCCGGGCTGCGGCCGGGCGACCGGCTGATGATCCGCATGGACAATGACGTCGCCTATGCGCTCGCCTATTTCGGGGCGATCGCGGCGGGCATCGTCGCCCTGCCCTCGTCCAGCCAGTTGACCGCGGCCGAGGCCGAATTCCTGCTGGCCGATTGCGGCGCCCGGGCGGTCGCGGTCGGGGCCGGCATGGCCGACCTCAAGGTGCCGGACGGGGTGACGGTGATCCCGGCCCAGGCCGTGGCGGATTGGGCGCGGAACGGTGCCCTTGGCGATTTCGCCGATACGGCGGCGGACGACCCGGCCTTCCTGGTCTATACCTCCGGCACCACGGGCAGGCCCAAGGGCGTGCTGCACGGCCAGCGCAGCGCCTTCGGCCGGCGCCCCATGTATCAGGGCTGGTACGGCATTTCCGGCGACGACCGGGTGCTGCATGCCGGCGCCTTCAACTGGACCTATACGCTCGGCGTCGGCCTGACCGACCCCTGGGCCAATGGCGCCACCGCCTGCCTCTACAACGGGCCGCGCGATGCCGCCGTCTGGCCCCGGCTGATCGAACGCTTCAAGGCGACGCTCTTCGCCACCGTCCCCGGCCTCTACCGCCAGATCCTGAAATACGGCGAGATCGGCGGCCACGATCTTGCCAGCCTGCGCCACGGCCTGACCGCGGGCGAGAGCCTGCCGGCCGTGATCCTGGAACAATGGCGCGAAACCGTGGGGACCGAGCTTTACGAGGCGCTGGGCATGTCGGAAATCTCGACCTATGTCAGCCAGTGCCCGCCTGGCCCGGCCCGGCCCCATTCGCCGGGCCGGCCGCAGCCGGGGCGGCGCGTCGCCATTCTCGACCCCGAGACCTGGGTGCCGCTGCCGGCGGGCGAGATCGGCCTGCTCGCCGTCCATCGCAGCGATCCGGGCCTCATGCTCGGCTATTGGCAGCGCCCGCTGGAGGAGGCGGAAGTGCTGCGCGGCGACTGGTTCGCCGGCGGCGACCTCGCCCATCTGGACGAGGACGGTTACCTCTGGTTCCATGGCCGCAACAATGACCTGATGAACGCCGGGGGTTACCGCGTCTCGCCGCTCGAGGTCGAGGCCGCGCTGGCGAGCCATCCGGCGATCGCCGATGTCGCGGTCGCGGAACGGCAGGTGTCCGAGACCATTTCGATCATCTGCGCCTATGTCGTCCCGCGTGACGGCGCCGCGATCGACAAGGCGGCCGTCCTTGCCCATGCCGGCGGCCGGCTCGCCGCCTACAAGCAGCCGAAGGAGGTGATCGTGGTGGAAACATTGCCGCGCACCGCCAACGGCAAGGTCATGCGCCGGGCGCTGGCGGGGCTGGCATCATGA
- a CDS encoding DsbA family oxidoreductase, producing MTDTIAIEIVSDAVCPWCWIGKRRLDRALAARPDLTVERVWRAYMLNPEMPAEGMDRDTYLAAKFGADRLPRLHEPLAAIGVEEAIPFDFKAIARMPSTLDAHRLVRWARSAGVQPQVVEDLFSRYFEQGQDIGDPAVLVAAARGAGMDGDLVADLLAGEQDVELIRREDTLARQIGITGVPTFIINGKWALVGAQPAEQWVEVLDRVAAGADLAAP from the coding sequence ATGACGGATACGATCGCCATCGAAATCGTTTCGGACGCGGTCTGCCCCTGGTGCTGGATCGGCAAGCGCCGCCTGGACCGGGCGCTGGCCGCCCGGCCCGACCTTACCGTCGAGCGGGTCTGGCGCGCCTATATGCTGAACCCGGAGATGCCGGCGGAAGGCATGGACCGCGATACCTATCTCGCGGCGAAATTCGGCGCCGACCGCCTGCCCCGCCTGCACGAGCCGCTGGCCGCGATCGGTGTCGAGGAAGCCATTCCCTTCGATTTCAAGGCGATCGCGCGCATGCCCTCGACCCTGGATGCCCACCGGCTGGTGCGCTGGGCGCGCAGTGCCGGGGTCCAGCCCCAGGTGGTCGAGGATCTGTTCAGCCGCTATTTCGAACAGGGCCAGGATATCGGCGATCCCGCCGTCCTGGTCGCGGCGGCGCGCGGGGCGGGCATGGACGGCGATCTCGTCGCCGACCTGCTGGCGGGCGAGCAGGATGTCGAACTGATCCGGCGCGAAGACACATTGGCGCGCCAGATCGGCATCACCGGCGTGCCCACCTTCATCATCAACGGCAAATGGGCCCTGGTCGGGGCCCAGCCCGCCGAACAATGGGTGGAGGTACTGGACCGGGTGGCGGCGGGGGCCGACCTCGCCGCCCCCTGA
- the phnE gene encoding phosphonate ABC transporter, permease protein PhnE has product MSLSSSASGSPDAVARAQIEARKRLFSIGGWLALVGLLALSYGGAGIDFGKLWTNRANIAELAGDFWPDHFLQFIQRAEWGFYVLEMWETVQIAIWGTFLAVIFAVPFGLMCAENVAPWWIVQPTRRMMDSLRAINEIVFALLFVVAVGLGPFAGALALFVHTTGILAKLFSEAVEAIDHRPVEGIRATGASGLDEIVYGIIPQVMPLWVSFALYRFESNVRSAAVLGIVGAGGIGMVLHEELRAFNYPTAAVIMIIIIVAVSLLDVLSARLRRLAV; this is encoded by the coding sequence ATGAGCCTGTCGTCCAGCGCTTCCGGATCGCCCGATGCGGTCGCCCGCGCCCAGATCGAGGCGCGGAAGCGCTTGTTCTCCATCGGCGGCTGGCTTGCCCTGGTCGGCCTTCTGGCGCTTTCCTACGGCGGCGCCGGGATCGACTTCGGCAAGCTCTGGACCAATCGGGCCAATATCGCCGAACTCGCGGGCGATTTCTGGCCGGACCATTTCCTTCAGTTCATCCAGCGCGCCGAATGGGGCTTCTACGTCCTCGAAATGTGGGAAACGGTGCAGATCGCGATCTGGGGCACCTTCCTCGCGGTCATTTTCGCCGTGCCCTTCGGCCTGATGTGCGCCGAGAATGTCGCGCCCTGGTGGATCGTGCAGCCGACCCGGCGCATGATGGACTCGCTGCGCGCCATCAACGAGATCGTCTTCGCCCTGCTCTTCGTCGTCGCGGTCGGCCTCGGGCCTTTCGCGGGGGCGCTGGCACTCTTCGTCCATACCACCGGCATCCTGGCCAAGCTGTTCTCCGAGGCGGTCGAGGCCATCGACCACCGCCCGGTCGAGGGCATCCGCGCCACCGGCGCCTCCGGCCTCGATGAGATCGTCTATGGCATCATCCCGCAGGTCATGCCGCTCTGGGTGTCCTTCGCACTCTATCGCTTCGAATCCAATGTCCGCTCGGCGGCGGTGCTCGGCATCGTCGGCGCCGGCGGCATCGGCATGGTCCTGCACGAGGAACTGCGGGCGTTCAATTATCCGACCGCGGCGGTGATCATGATCATCATCATCGTGGCGGTCTCGCTGCTCGACGTCCTGTCGGCGCGCCTGCGCCGGCTGGCGGTGTGA
- the cobA gene encoding uroporphyrinogen-III C-methyltransferase, with protein sequence MPEFDFLPVFAPGWVWLAGAGPGDPALLTLGVHSALQQADIVVHDALVGGDILRFAKPGALLEYVGKRGGRPSCRQADITERLIQLARAGKRVLRLKGGDPFMFGRGGEEALELSRAGIPFRVLPGVTAGIGGLAYGGLPATHREVNSAVTFLTGHDAGGDVPDGLDWQAIARGAPVLVIYMGVRHFAGIAARLIEAGRPAGQPVAIVTNATLPSQKVFETTIAGAAEVIGREGIKAPAMIVVGDIVRLRADLDWMGRFVVPAGETTAVASRHIG encoded by the coding sequence TTGCCCGAATTCGATTTTCTGCCTGTGTTCGCGCCCGGCTGGGTCTGGCTTGCCGGGGCGGGGCCCGGGGACCCGGCGCTTTTGACCCTGGGCGTGCACAGCGCCTTGCAGCAGGCCGATATCGTCGTGCATGACGCCTTGGTCGGCGGCGATATCCTGCGGTTCGCCAAGCCCGGCGCCTTGCTCGAATATGTGGGAAAAAGGGGCGGGCGGCCGTCCTGCCGCCAGGCCGATATCACCGAACGCCTGATCCAGCTGGCCCGGGCCGGCAAGCGGGTGCTGCGCCTCAAGGGCGGCGATCCCTTCATGTTCGGCCGCGGCGGGGAAGAGGCGCTGGAATTGTCCCGCGCCGGGATTCCGTTCCGCGTGCTGCCGGGGGTTACTGCCGGGATCGGCGGGCTGGCCTATGGCGGCCTGCCGGCGACCCACCGCGAGGTGAATTCCGCCGTCACCTTCCTGACCGGCCATGACGCCGGCGGCGATGTCCCCGACGGTCTCGACTGGCAGGCCATCGCCCGGGGCGCGCCGGTCCTCGTCATCTATATGGGCGTCCGCCATTTCGCCGGCATCGCCGCCCGCCTGATCGAGGCCGGCCGGCCCGCCGGCCAGCCGGTCGCCATCGTCACCAATGCGACCCTGCCCAGCCAGAAGGTCTTCGAGACCACGATCGCCGGGGCGGCGGAGGTGATCGGCCGCGAGGGGATCAAGGCCCCGGCCATGATCGTCGTCGGCGACATCGTGCGCCTGCGCGCCGATCTCGACTGGATGGGCCGCTTCGTGGTGCCGGCCGGCGAGACCACGGCCGTCGCCAGCCGCCATATCGGCTGA
- a CDS encoding alpha/beta hydrolase has translation MSLQELAAIRAALAATDREGQSFAEIRVLYEQLAPPVDPDDGTMVEAFEIGAMKAEFSVPRGADATAAILYFHGGGYCLGSLNTHRRLARSLAQAAGVAVLAIDYRLAPEAPFPAAVEDALAGYRHLIGRGIAPRRIAFAGDSAGGGLTMATMLAAKTENLPLPGAGFCISPWVDLANDLPSMALKAAEDPMISKRRLDAFTAGYLGPRDAGDPLASPLRGDLRGLPPILIQVGSAECLLDDAVHLAGNLGLAGVETRLDIWPEMIHVWHFFAPLLSEGRDAITVAGRWLGERLRT, from the coding sequence ATGAGTCTTCAGGAATTGGCCGCCATCCGCGCCGCCCTGGCCGCCACCGACCGCGAGGGCCAGTCCTTCGCCGAAATCCGCGTCCTTTACGAGCAACTCGCGCCGCCGGTCGATCCGGACGACGGCACCATGGTCGAAGCCTTCGAGATCGGCGCCATGAAGGCGGAGTTTTCCGTGCCCCGGGGCGCGGACGCGACGGCAGCCATCCTCTATTTCCATGGCGGGGGCTATTGCCTCGGCTCGCTGAACACCCATCGCCGGCTGGCGCGAAGCCTTGCCCAGGCGGCGGGGGTGGCCGTGCTCGCCATCGACTACCGCCTTGCGCCCGAAGCGCCCTTCCCCGCCGCGGTCGAGGATGCGCTGGCCGGCTACCGCCACCTGATCGGCCGGGGGATCGCGCCCCGGCGGATCGCCTTCGCCGGCGATTCGGCCGGCGGCGGCCTGACCATGGCGACGATGCTGGCGGCGAAGACCGAGAACCTGCCCCTGCCGGGCGCCGGCTTCTGTATCTCGCCCTGGGTGGACCTGGCGAACGACCTGCCCTCGATGGCGCTCAAGGCGGCGGAAGACCCGATGATCTCGAAGCGACGGCTGGACGCTTTCACCGCCGGCTATCTGGGCCCGCGGGATGCGGGCGATCCCCTGGCCTCGCCCCTGCGCGGCGACCTCAGGGGCCTGCCGCCGATCCTGATCCAGGTCGGCTCGGCCGAATGCCTGCTGGACGATGCGGTGCATCTGGCCGGCAACCTGGGCCTGGCCGGGGTCGAGACGCGGCTCGACATCTGGCCCGAGATGATCCACGTCTGGCATTTCTTCGCCCCCCTGCTGTCGGAGGGGCGCGATGCCATCACGGTCGCCGGCCGATGGCTCGGTGAAAGGTTGCGGACATGA
- a CDS encoding uracil-DNA glycosylase — translation MTYPFDEACAGLGPDWLAIVEAAARRVDPAYLAALSGQEWLPGPALMLAALRLVPIEGVRAVLIGESPYPRAQSARGEAFYDGAVGPLWGPGGLAKPVNRATSLRNIMKMLLVAAGHISADARAEEIAALDPGALGLVATMDELFRRIRAEGILCLNAIPVLTAAKARDAKAWSGFMDVFLAGLHRARPDATLLLFGNFARNLGQLPGAAGFSVLAAEHPYNIGFINDPAVQAFFRPLDLLRA, via the coding sequence ATGACCTATCCCTTCGACGAGGCTTGCGCCGGCCTCGGCCCCGACTGGCTGGCGATCGTCGAGGCGGCGGCGCGCCGCGTCGATCCCGCCTATCTGGCGGCCCTGTCCGGGCAGGAGTGGCTGCCGGGCCCGGCCCTGATGCTGGCAGCACTTCGCCTCGTGCCGATCGAGGGCGTGCGGGCGGTGCTGATCGGCGAATCGCCCTATCCCCGCGCCCAGTCCGCCCGGGGCGAAGCCTTCTACGATGGGGCGGTCGGCCCGCTGTGGGGCCCGGGGGGGCTGGCGAAGCCGGTGAACCGGGCGACGTCGCTCCGCAACATCATGAAGATGCTGCTGGTCGCCGCCGGCCATATCTCGGCCGATGCCCGGGCGGAAGAGATCGCGGCGCTCGATCCCGGCGCGCTCGGCCTTGTCGCCACCATGGACGAATTGTTCCGCCGCATCCGGGCCGAGGGCATTCTCTGCCTCAACGCGATCCCGGTGCTGACCGCCGCCAAGGCCCGCGACGCCAAGGCGTGGAGCGGGTTCATGGACGTGTTCCTGGCCGGCCTGCACCGGGCCCGGCCGGACGCGACCCTGCTGCTGTTCGGCAATTTCGCCCGCAACCTCGGGCAATTGCCCGGCGCTGCCGGCTTCTCCGTCCTGGCCGCGGAACACCCCTATAATATCGGCTTCATCAACGATCCGGCGGTGCAGGCTTTCTTCCGGCCGCTCGATCTGCTGCGGGCCTGA
- a CDS encoding SDR family NAD(P)-dependent oxidoreductase, with amino-acid sequence MTDSTAQPLAGRHVFITGATSGFGRRFAEVLGGQGAKVSVSGRRVERLEALVEDLTARGIEAAAIPLDVTDLDAIAPALDKAEAALGPLYGLVNNSGVGGGTGIEKETVENYDWIMNTNVKAVYFMAQAAARRFLERKSGGRIVNIASIAGLRVLPKLSIYCISKAAVVQMTRTMAIEWARHGINVNAICPGYVETEINRDFFHTEAGQKFVARFPRGRIGKVEDLDGIISLMLDPRSDFMTGAIVNVDDAQLLM; translated from the coding sequence ATGACCGATTCCACCGCGCAGCCGCTGGCCGGGCGCCATGTCTTCATCACCGGGGCGACCTCGGGCTTCGGCCGGCGCTTCGCCGAGGTGCTGGGCGGGCAGGGGGCCAAGGTCTCGGTCTCGGGCCGCCGGGTCGAGCGGCTGGAAGCCCTGGTCGAAGACCTCACCGCCCGCGGCATCGAGGCGGCGGCAATCCCCCTCGACGTGACCGACCTCGACGCCATCGCCCCCGCCCTCGACAAGGCGGAGGCGGCGCTCGGTCCCCTTTACGGCCTCGTCAACAATTCCGGGGTCGGCGGCGGCACCGGCATCGAGAAGGAAACGGTCGAGAATTACGACTGGATCATGAACACCAATGTGAAGGCGGTCTATTTCATGGCCCAGGCGGCGGCGCGCCGCTTCCTCGAGCGGAAGTCGGGCGGGCGCATCGTCAATATCGCCTCGATCGCCGGGCTGCGGGTGCTGCCGAAACTCTCGATCTACTGCATCTCGAAGGCGGCGGTGGTGCAGATGACTCGGACCATGGCGATCGAATGGGCGCGCCACGGCATCAATGTGAATGCCATCTGCCCCGGCTATGTCGAGACCGAGATCAACCGCGATTTCTTTCATACCGAGGCCGGGCAGAAATTCGTCGCGCGCTTTCCGCGCGGCCGGATCGGCAAGGTCGAGGACCTGGACGGCATCATCAGCCTGATGCTGGACCCGCGCTCGGATTTCATGACCGGCGCCATCGTCAATGTCGACGACGCCCAACTGCTGATGTAG
- a CDS encoding DMT family transporter has protein sequence MTSLDRPFAPETEAGLARHLPALVLFGVTFIWGASFLVIQTALAVSGPLFFQGLRYGIAALVLAAITLPRIGGLTRLEWWVGVCTGLAVAAANGLQAVGLGMIPSSTSAFLTALYVPMVPLAQWLFMRDPPRPLAWAGIALAFAGMVLLAGPGALHLDLGAGEAMTIASAAIIAAEIVAIGIYTKRLDSRRVALVQIVVIAVATFAAVPVAGEGVPAPGWLLLACAGGLGLGSVVIHLAMYWAQKRLSPTRATLIYATEPIWAGILGRLAGERLPALGLAGAGLIVASVVLNALRPAADRAAGRKPAPPDR, from the coding sequence ATGACCAGCCTCGACCGTCCCTTTGCGCCCGAAACCGAGGCCGGCCTTGCCCGCCATCTGCCGGCGCTGGTGCTGTTCGGCGTCACCTTCATCTGGGGCGCGTCCTTCCTGGTCATCCAGACCGCGCTGGCGGTGTCCGGGCCCTTGTTCTTCCAGGGCCTGCGCTATGGCATTGCCGCCCTGGTGCTGGCGGCGATCACCCTGCCGCGGATCGGCGGGCTGACCCGGCTCGAATGGTGGGTCGGGGTTTGCACCGGGCTTGCGGTCGCCGCCGCCAACGGCTTGCAGGCGGTCGGCCTCGGCATGATCCCGAGCAGCACGTCCGCCTTCCTGACCGCGCTCTATGTGCCCATGGTGCCGCTGGCGCAATGGCTGTTCATGCGCGATCCGCCGCGGCCCCTGGCCTGGGCCGGCATCGCCCTGGCGTTTGCGGGCATGGTCTTGCTGGCGGGGCCGGGGGCGCTGCATCTCGATCTCGGCGCGGGCGAGGCGATGACCATCGCCAGCGCCGCGATCATCGCCGCCGAGATCGTCGCCATCGGCATCTACACGAAGCGCCTGGATTCCCGGCGCGTGGCGCTGGTGCAGATCGTGGTGATCGCCGTCGCCACCTTCGCCGCCGTGCCGGTGGCGGGCGAGGGCGTGCCGGCGCCGGGCTGGCTGCTGCTGGCCTGTGCCGGCGGGCTGGGGCTTGGCAGCGTGGTCATCCATCTCGCCATGTATTGGGCGCAGAAGCGCCTGTCGCCGACGCGCGCCACCCTGATCTATGCGACCGAGCCGATCTGGGCCGGCATTCTCGGCCGGCTGGCCGGGGAACGGCTGCCGGCGCTCGGCCTTGCCGGCGCCGGGCTGATCGTGGCCAGCGTGGTCCTGAACGCGCTCAGGCCCGCAGCAGATCGAGCGGCCGGAAGAAAGCCTGCACCGCCGGATCGTTGA
- a CDS encoding DUF6959 family protein — protein sequence MRTENVEILSDQTNAAIVRHPGRAFPGVLVQGDSLHALCQRADSACKEVGRGKPGFDELNDLRNALWFYLNHYKATLMEHGIALPFSEQQSP from the coding sequence ATGCGAACCGAGAACGTCGAGATACTTTCGGACCAGACCAACGCCGCCATTGTGCGGCATCCCGGCCGAGCTTTTCCAGGGGTTCTCGTTCAGGGCGACAGTCTGCATGCGTTGTGCCAGCGAGCGGACTCGGCCTGCAAAGAGGTTGGGCGAGGAAAACCGGGCTTTGACGAACTGAACGATCTTCGCAATGCGCTCTGGTTTTACCTCAATCACTACAAGGCGACCCTTATGGAGCACGGCATAGCTCTGCCCTTCTCTGAACAGCAGTCTCCCTGA
- a CDS encoding helix-turn-helix domain-containing protein, producing the protein MTEGQAPVLRHLAANLKRLRQRAGLSQEQLSRLSGVSRRMLVGMEAGDSNVSLSTLDKVAAALGVLLPDLITDRSENPPRPVLAWTGRHRGSEAHLLQSVPASQLAELWEWVLMPGESYTSAADPAGWYEMVLVIEGELEITFADRVERLGPGQTLSYRSDRPFDYRPAADARVRFIRNVVI; encoded by the coding sequence ATGACGGAAGGTCAAGCCCCGGTCCTCCGGCATCTTGCCGCCAACCTGAAGCGCCTGCGCCAGCGCGCCGGCCTCAGCCAGGAACAATTGTCCCGGCTGTCCGGCGTCTCGCGCCGCATGCTGGTGGGGATGGAGGCGGGCGACAGCAATGTCAGCCTGTCGACCCTGGACAAGGTGGCGGCGGCCTTGGGCGTCCTCCTGCCCGACTTGATCACCGACCGCAGCGAAAACCCGCCCCGCCCGGTCCTGGCCTGGACCGGCCGCCACCGGGGCAGCGAGGCCCACCTGCTGCAATCGGTCCCCGCCAGCCAATTGGCCGAGCTTTGGGAATGGGTGCTGATGCCGGGCGAAAGCTATACCTCCGCCGCCGATCCCGCCGGCTGGTACGAAATGGTCCTGGTGATCGAGGGCGAGCTGGAAATCACCTTCGCCGACCGGGTGGAGCGGCTGGGGCCGGGCCAGACCCTGTCCTACCGCTCGGACCGGCCCTTCGACTACCGGCCGGCGGCCGATGCCCGCGTCCGCTTCATCCGCAATGTGGTGATCTAG